From the Candidatus Binatia bacterium genome, the window GCTTACTGATGAGATCGTTTCCCAGCAGGATCGACGTCGGTCGCTGCGGGCGCACCACGATAGCCGAACCGGATGCTTCGATATCGTCACCCAGATCCCGCTCTACAAACTCCCGCAGCTGTGCGTCGTTGCGTACGCGCGGGTTCTTCACCCTCAGAACCTTGCCCTTAGCAGTCCGTTGAACACCCCCACCCGATGCTTCGACGGGCTCATCCTTCGACAAGCTCAGGAGAGCGGTTCCCCGCCCCGACTTTCCATACGTTTTCCGCTCACCCTGAGCCTGTCGCGGGGGGTTCTCCTGCTTTTTCAACGGGCCCTTAGTTCTCGACTGCCTTTGCATAGAGCTGCCTCTCCTTTCGAGCCATTGGCCGGCAGCTTCGGCATAGCTACAGCACAGCTATAGCTCAACCACGATCTCCGGGCTCGCGAACAGAGTAAAGACGGGAGAAATCCTTTTACTTCCGACTCATCAGCCCCACGCGGTTCAAGATGATCCTCGTCATGATCAAAGCGTAGGTACCGGCTGCATGATCTCGACTACAATCGCCGCTGGATGACCTGGTCGCGTTCGTCAGTACCATCCGCGAATACGCCACCGACGTGTGGGGTATTCAGCCCGTGTGCGCGAGTCTCTTCCACGACGATCCCGCAACAAGATTCAGGCAAGAGCGGTCCGCTGGAACACGCGGTCGCGCAACGGCGGTGCGTTACACTTTCTCGATCACCCGCACCCAGTCGTCCAACGCTTCCTCATGCCCCGGAACAAGTTGGATGGTCCATTGCCGGTAACCAGCATCCCGCAGGGCGCGGAGTTTTTCGACCAGCACATCGCGGCTACCAGTAAAGGTGAAGTCACGGATCAGGCCGGCCGTGATCAGCGGCTCCTCTTCCGGTCGGAGGAACAGGAGGTGGCCGCGGTGGAGTGTCAGGTAGCGCGCGTCCGCAGGCTCGTACGTCTCGTAAATCTTGCGGTACTTCGCGAGCAGCGGGTCGATCTCGGGACCTAGTCCGCCGGGCAATCGGCGCTCCACCAACGCGTGAAGCATGACAGCAGCGAGCGGGCCGGCCTGGGCTTTGACGCGCGGACTATCGTACGGCTCACCGTCGCGCAGCACGCAGCCGAGAGTGAATCCCGTCGTGTAGCAGCTCGCCACATCCCTGCCTGCTGACCGCCATTCCGCCAGCATGGCTTCGACGTCCACCACCGCCGCGGGGAGTGCGAAGAGGAAATTCATCCACCCATCTGCAATGTGGGCGGTAAGCTTTCGCGCCTTCGGCCCCATGGCGGACAGATGCAGCGGGATGGGATCACGGACATTGATCAGTCCGATCTCCGGATTGAGGAACTGGATTTTCCTAGGCTTCCCTTCACTCTCCCATTCGACCCGCTCACCCGCCAGCAACGCCCGTACAACACGCACGTACTCCGAAAGCTCGGCCAGCTTTATTGGGCCAAGCCCCATGGTGTGACGACCGGTGAAACCGGTGCCGACCCCAAAGACGATCCGTCCCGGCGCCAGCTTGTTGAGCGAGGCCAAGGCGTTCGCCGCCACCGGCGCGATGCGGTTCGAGGGAATGAGGACGCCGGTGCCGAGGCGGATCCGGGAAGTATGCACGGCAGCAGCCGCCATGGCCACGAAGACGTCGGCACAGAGCATCTGGGTGTCGTAAAACCACGCCTGCGAGAAGCCCAGTTCCTCCGCTCGCTTCGCCAGCTTCCACGAGTCAGCACTGGCCGCGAGCGCGATCCCATAGTCCATTTCTTCACCTCTACCGTGCCATCAGTTGCCGACTATCGAGGCGTCCGCCGGGGCTCTGGCTCCCGCTAGATGAGGCTGAACTTGAGGTGATAGCGCAGGTCACCCATGAGATCGATGAAGATCAGGCGATCCGTGAAGCACCAGACCCCGTCGATGCGGGCGAAGCGGTCGTGGTAACGCCCGGCGATGATGATCTGGAGTGGCAGCTCGGGACGCGCCTGCAGCACGGTGTAATACGAGCGGGTGGTCGCCGTCTTGCCGCTCTCGTCCACCTCGATGATCAG encodes:
- a CDS encoding nuclear transport factor 2 family protein → MATDSDAIANLIYTYAERLDAGDLEGVAGLFAHATLRNDGFDGAFRGTDDILELYRNSAMLYDGKPCTKHVTTNLIIEVDESGKTATTRSYYTVLQARPELPLQIIIAGRYHDRFARIDGVWCFTDRLIFIDLMGDLRYHLKFSLI
- a CDS encoding LLM class flavin-dependent oxidoreductase — its product is MDYGIALAASADSWKLAKRAEELGFSQAWFYDTQMLCADVFVAMAAAAVHTSRIRLGTGVLIPSNRIAPVAANALASLNKLAPGRIVFGVGTGFTGRHTMGLGPIKLAELSEYVRVVRALLAGERVEWESEGKPRKIQFLNPEIGLINVRDPIPLHLSAMGPKARKLTAHIADGWMNFLFALPAAVVDVEAMLAEWRSAGRDVASCYTTGFTLGCVLRDGEPYDSPRVKAQAGPLAAVMLHALVERRLPGGLGPEIDPLLAKYRKIYETYEPADARYLTLHRGHLLFLRPEEEPLITAGLIRDFTFTGSRDVLVEKLRALRDAGYRQWTIQLVPGHEEALDDWVRVIEKV